In a single window of the Terriglobus roseus genome:
- a CDS encoding TonB-dependent receptor, protein MFFALLFALGSIGLLPTSPAAQSGNASELSGLVTDRTGAALPRTNVTLLQQSTQATRIVVSDAEGRFSFAELTAGKYRISAQGGGFAAASESLDYSGTPLQVNFRLAPVSTASSVDVTADATALDPTAPARVSITLEEIERIPRQSVSSPLSSLITNTTPGVAANSNGSFHPLGDHAEASFVIDGQPITDQQSRTFSSQISLDALQSLEVRVGAPQADVGDKTSMVIVAHTRSGLDQNHPTGEFSISRGSFNSIQASARVGYGTERFGTFTAIDALNSGRFLDTPELVPLHANGNLENIFQRLDYRLTPRTSLQLNAILSHSWFQTPNTYDQHAMRQNQRQTIQSFNIAPSLMHTFNAASFLRTNLWVRQDKVRYRPSTDTFADTPAYLAQSRRLINAGIRSEYSYAKGRHNVTVGAEWKHAFLAERFATGLTDSMYNSPCLTADGASSPATSLTATTQCTSFGLTVNPDFLPNLLASDLTRGGTLFAFAGQTDIKQEAVFGQDSIQLGNFTANLGLRFDKYNGLTRSTGFQPRVGVAYNATPLRTVLRMGYSRVFITPYNENLIVASSAGPGSTSAALGAANSAPLATGHRNQFNIGSESQLSKHLTLSSEYFWKFTYGAYDFDVLLNSPLTFPTQFRKSKIDGGLLRLSVAPTHGLAGYFTASHVRSRLFGPETGGVSFNAPYSNVTRPDHDQGLATNTYVRYQLGRRGPWAGFSWRYDGGLVSVATPDAASVLRLTGDEQAQIGLHCGSVFADVGRPVRSCAAGSLQTTRIRIAPAGTEDDDRNPSRIAPRSVFDISLGEDDLYHHERQQIGIHADIVNLTNEDGLYNFLSTFSGTHFLTPRAITVQLTYAF, encoded by the coding sequence ATGTTCTTTGCACTCCTCTTCGCTCTTGGATCCATCGGTCTCCTGCCGACTTCGCCCGCAGCGCAGAGCGGCAACGCTTCGGAGCTATCCGGACTCGTGACCGACAGGACTGGAGCAGCGCTTCCACGGACGAACGTGACGCTGCTTCAGCAATCGACGCAGGCCACGCGCATCGTCGTCTCGGACGCAGAGGGTAGATTTTCCTTTGCAGAACTTACTGCGGGTAAGTACCGCATCAGTGCCCAGGGCGGGGGCTTCGCAGCAGCCTCTGAGAGTTTGGATTACTCGGGCACACCACTGCAGGTCAACTTCCGCCTCGCTCCGGTAAGTACTGCCAGCAGCGTGGATGTCACCGCAGACGCGACCGCTCTCGACCCCACGGCGCCTGCCCGCGTCTCCATCACGCTCGAAGAGATCGAACGCATCCCCAGACAGAGCGTCAGTTCCCCGCTGAGCTCGCTCATCACCAACACCACACCCGGTGTCGCCGCAAACTCCAATGGCTCCTTTCATCCCTTGGGCGATCACGCGGAGGCCTCCTTCGTCATCGACGGCCAGCCCATCACCGATCAGCAGAGCCGCACCTTCTCCTCGCAGATCTCGCTCGACGCGCTTCAATCACTCGAGGTCCGCGTAGGCGCTCCGCAGGCCGATGTCGGCGACAAGACCAGCATGGTCATCGTGGCGCATACCAGATCGGGCCTCGATCAGAACCACCCCACCGGTGAGTTCTCCATTAGCCGCGGCAGCTTCAATTCAATTCAGGCAAGCGCGCGCGTGGGCTACGGCACCGAACGTTTCGGAACCTTCACCGCCATCGACGCACTCAACAGCGGACGCTTCCTCGACACACCGGAACTCGTCCCATTGCATGCCAACGGCAATCTGGAAAATATCTTCCAGCGGCTCGACTATCGCCTCACCCCGCGAACATCACTGCAACTCAACGCCATCCTCAGTCACTCCTGGTTTCAGACACCCAACACCTACGATCAACACGCAATGCGCCAGAACCAGCGACAGACAATCCAGAGCTTCAATATCGCGCCGTCGCTCATGCATACCTTCAACGCCGCGTCGTTCCTGCGTACCAACCTGTGGGTGCGCCAGGACAAAGTACGCTACAGGCCTTCGACCGATACCTTCGCAGACACACCGGCTTACCTCGCACAATCGCGCCGTCTCATCAACGCCGGCATCCGCTCGGAGTACAGCTACGCAAAGGGTAGGCACAACGTCACCGTCGGCGCGGAGTGGAAACACGCCTTCCTCGCAGAGCGCTTCGCAACCGGCCTCACAGACTCCATGTACAACAGTCCATGCCTCACAGCGGACGGCGCATCCTCTCCCGCCACATCGCTCACAGCAACGACGCAATGCACGAGCTTCGGCCTCACCGTCAATCCTGACTTCCTCCCAAACCTTCTCGCCAGCGACCTGACGCGCGGCGGCACCCTCTTCGCCTTCGCCGGTCAAACCGACATCAAGCAGGAGGCGGTCTTCGGCCAGGACAGTATTCAGCTCGGCAACTTCACCGCGAACCTCGGCCTTCGCTTCGACAAGTACAACGGCCTCACACGATCCACCGGTTTCCAGCCCAGGGTGGGCGTGGCCTACAACGCAACGCCACTCCGTACAGTCCTTCGCATGGGCTATTCGCGCGTCTTCATCACGCCGTATAACGAGAACCTCATCGTCGCCAGCTCCGCGGGCCCGGGATCAACCTCCGCAGCACTCGGGGCTGCGAACTCGGCACCGCTCGCGACCGGCCATCGCAATCAATTCAACATCGGTAGCGAGTCGCAGCTCAGCAAGCACCTTACCCTCAGCAGCGAATACTTCTGGAAGTTCACCTACGGCGCCTATGACTTTGATGTCCTGCTCAACAGCCCACTGACCTTCCCCACGCAATTCCGTAAGTCGAAGATCGACGGTGGTCTTCTCCGGCTCAGCGTTGCACCCACTCACGGCCTCGCCGGCTACTTCACCGCGAGCCACGTTCGTTCGCGATTGTTTGGCCCGGAGACCGGTGGCGTCAGCTTCAACGCACCGTACAGCAACGTCACGCGGCCCGATCACGACCAGGGCCTTGCCACCAACACCTACGTCCGTTATCAACTCGGGCGTCGAGGCCCGTGGGCCGGCTTCTCATGGCGCTACGACGGCGGCCTCGTCTCCGTCGCCACGCCAGACGCCGCCTCCGTCCTACGCCTGACCGGGGATGAACAGGCGCAGATCGGCTTGCACTGCGGTTCGGTCTTCGCAGACGTAGGCCGACCCGTCCGCTCCTGCGCCGCTGGCAGTCTGCAGACCACGCGCATCCGCATCGCACCCGCCGGCACCGAAGACGATGACAGGAACCCCTCGCGCATCGCGCCCCGAAGCGTCTTCGACATCTCACTCGGAGAAGACGATCTTTACCACCACGAGCGGCAGCAGATCGGCATCCACGCCGACATCGTCAACCTCACCAACGAGGACGGCCTCTACAACTTCCTCTCGACGTTTTCCGGAACGCACTTCCTGACACCGCGAGCCATCACCGTCCAACTGACCTACGCGTTCTGA
- a CDS encoding TetR/AcrR family transcriptional regulator: MAKKSPRPSRREESLSRERIVDASIELLDSSGEDGLTFRALSERLATGPGAIYWHIANKGELLTVACDVVIARTLQSELAGGTPKAKLRSLALGMFDALDAHPWMGSVLIRAELQSPMVRVVERIGQQILAMGVPAQEQWTTVGALFSYIVGVGGQNAANGQFARAHGLDRGDFLEAMAKIWSKLDPEAYPFVRSVAGQLRVHDDREDFLAGIDLILRGIESPPSRAQTGLASQED, encoded by the coding sequence ATGGCAAAGAAGTCACCCCGCCCCTCCCGGCGGGAGGAATCACTCAGCCGGGAGCGAATCGTCGACGCCTCGATCGAGCTGCTGGATAGCAGCGGCGAAGATGGTCTGACCTTTCGTGCGTTGTCGGAACGACTCGCCACGGGTCCTGGTGCGATCTATTGGCACATCGCGAATAAGGGCGAGCTGCTCACAGTTGCCTGCGACGTTGTGATCGCTCGCACGCTCCAGTCCGAGTTGGCTGGCGGCACGCCGAAGGCGAAGCTCCGGTCGCTGGCGCTCGGTATGTTCGACGCGCTGGATGCGCATCCCTGGATGGGCTCCGTGTTGATACGGGCTGAACTGCAATCGCCGATGGTGCGCGTGGTCGAACGCATCGGCCAGCAGATCCTGGCGATGGGCGTTCCGGCTCAGGAACAGTGGACAACGGTAGGCGCTTTGTTCAGCTACATCGTTGGCGTCGGTGGGCAGAATGCGGCCAACGGTCAGTTTGCGCGCGCGCACGGGCTGGACCGAGGCGACTTCCTGGAGGCCATGGCGAAGATCTGGTCGAAGCTGGATCCGGAGGCGTATCCGTTCGTACGCAGCGTCGCGGGGCAGTTACGAGTTCATGATGACCGCGAAGATTTTCTCGCAGGGATCGATCTCATCCTCAGAGGGATCGAATCGCCACCGTCTCGTGCACAGACCGGGTTAGCATCGCAGGAAGATTAG
- a CDS encoding FAD-dependent oxidoreductase encodes MKNAVTILGAGLGGLTLARVLHVHGIDAVVYEAEASPAERSQGGLLDVHVYNGQLALKSAGLYEEFLGLIQAEAESQYVLDKDGNVLLFDPDKGNGGRPEVARGELRGILLDSLPAGMVRWGHKTTAVTSLGNGQHAVSFANGVTATTDLLVGADGAWSRVRPLLSSAMPAYLGTAFIETFLFDSDVRHGATAEAVGKGTMMALAPGKGIMAHREANATLHAYVALNKSEAWIASIDPGDPAATLARVATEFEGWAPQLTALLTDTETDPVLCPIYALPIDHRWDHVAGITILGDAAHLMSPFAGEGANLAMYDGALLGEAIAANPDAIEAAIVTFENEMFCRSASAAAEADRNLRLFFNEDSPQSVVDLFASFQSVGS; translated from the coding sequence TTGAAAAATGCAGTCACGATCCTTGGTGCCGGTCTTGGCGGCCTAACACTTGCGCGAGTGCTCCACGTCCACGGCATCGATGCTGTCGTCTATGAAGCTGAAGCCTCACCGGCGGAAAGGTCGCAGGGCGGCCTGCTCGATGTTCATGTCTACAACGGGCAGCTCGCGCTCAAGTCCGCCGGACTCTACGAGGAATTTCTTGGCCTGATTCAGGCGGAGGCGGAGTCGCAGTACGTTCTGGACAAGGACGGCAATGTCCTGCTGTTTGATCCGGACAAGGGGAACGGGGGGCGGCCGGAGGTTGCACGCGGAGAGCTTCGAGGCATTCTGCTCGACTCGCTTCCTGCCGGCATGGTTCGCTGGGGGCATAAGACTACGGCAGTCACCTCGCTCGGCAATGGGCAACATGCGGTGAGCTTCGCCAACGGCGTGACGGCGACGACAGACCTGCTTGTCGGTGCGGACGGTGCCTGGTCCCGCGTTCGTCCGCTGCTCTCGAGCGCAATGCCGGCCTATCTGGGCACCGCGTTTATCGAGACCTTTCTGTTCGACAGCGATGTCCGTCACGGGGCAACTGCGGAAGCAGTGGGGAAAGGCACGATGATGGCGCTGGCGCCCGGAAAAGGCATTATGGCGCACCGCGAAGCCAACGCCACTCTGCACGCTTACGTGGCGCTGAATAAATCGGAGGCATGGATTGCCAGTATCGACCCAGGCGACCCCGCAGCCACCCTTGCCCGCGTCGCCACAGAATTCGAAGGCTGGGCCCCGCAGCTTACGGCGCTCCTCACCGACACGGAGACCGATCCCGTGCTTTGCCCTATCTATGCGCTGCCGATCGATCATCGTTGGGACCACGTTGCCGGGATAACGATACTGGGCGACGCCGCACACCTGATGTCGCCGTTCGCGGGCGAAGGCGCCAACCTGGCCATGTATGACGGCGCCCTGCTGGGGGAGGCCATTGCTGCAAACCCGGACGCCATCGAGGCCGCGATTGTGACGTTTGAAAATGAGATGTTCTGTCGCAGTGCGAGCGCCGCTGCGGAGGCAGACCGGAACCTGAGGCTCTTCTTCAATGAAGACTCGCCACAGAGCGTGGTCGACCTTTTTGCCAGCTTTCAGTCCGTCGGCTCCTAG
- a CDS encoding glycoside hydrolase family 130 protein, whose protein sequence is MGMTVWGGLLGICAAQAEAAPSEPLAGLWTRASTAPVIAPQADSTFLDPITAQSTHWEALHTFNPAAVVRDGKVYVLYRAEDDSGSMEIGGHVSRLGLAVSEDGVHFRRMPQPVLFPAKDSQEQRESPGGVEDPRIVESPDGGYVLTYTQWSRKLGRYSVGIATSKDLTHWQKHGPAFAGALDGRYDTYKYKSAAILTEVKGEHLVAARVQGKYWMFWGDLGIRAATSTDLVHWIPVESSPGTPRVILVPRAAKPDSDFPEAGPPPVLTRQGIVMLYNAKNKDGDGADPSLKAGTYSVLRAVLAADDPLKVIARTDTPVFKPELPFEQSGQYAAGTTFGEGLVLFKGKWWLYYGCADSFVGVAWAPAEK, encoded by the coding sequence ATGGGAATGACCGTGTGGGGCGGTCTGTTGGGAATATGCGCGGCACAGGCCGAAGCCGCGCCTTCCGAACCCTTGGCAGGACTATGGACTCGCGCCTCCACCGCTCCGGTGATCGCACCGCAAGCCGACAGCACCTTTCTCGATCCGATCACAGCTCAATCGACGCATTGGGAGGCACTGCATACCTTCAATCCGGCGGCAGTGGTTCGGGATGGGAAAGTGTACGTCCTGTATCGTGCCGAGGATGATTCCGGCTCGATGGAGATCGGCGGCCACGTCTCGCGACTGGGGCTCGCGGTAAGCGAAGACGGCGTGCACTTCCGTCGAATGCCGCAGCCGGTGCTGTTCCCAGCAAAGGATAGTCAGGAGCAGCGGGAATCACCGGGCGGCGTGGAGGACCCGCGCATCGTGGAGTCCCCGGATGGCGGGTACGTGCTGACCTATACGCAGTGGTCGCGCAAGCTGGGCCGGTACTCCGTGGGCATCGCAACGTCGAAGGATTTGACGCACTGGCAGAAGCACGGGCCTGCCTTCGCCGGTGCTCTCGACGGACGTTATGACACCTACAAATACAAGTCTGCGGCGATCCTGACGGAAGTAAAGGGAGAACACCTCGTTGCTGCCCGGGTGCAGGGCAAGTACTGGATGTTTTGGGGCGATCTTGGCATTCGCGCTGCTACCTCGACCGACCTGGTCCACTGGATCCCGGTCGAGTCATCTCCCGGTACACCCCGGGTCATCCTTGTGCCGCGAGCCGCCAAACCCGACAGCGACTTCCCTGAGGCAGGACCTCCACCCGTGCTGACCAGGCAAGGTATCGTGATGCTTTACAACGCCAAGAACAAAGACGGCGATGGTGCCGATCCGTCGCTCAAGGCTGGCACGTACTCGGTGCTGCGCGCGGTTCTTGCTGCGGATGATCCCCTCAAGGTGATCGCTCGGACGGACACGCCGGTCTTCAAACCCGAGCTGCCCTTTGAGCAGAGCGGCCAGTACGCAGCCGGAACGACCTTTGGAGAAGGCCTGGTGCTCTTCAAAGGGAAGTGGTGGCTCTACTACGGCTGCGCGGACTCGTTCGTGGGCGTGGCATGGGCGCCTGCGGAGAAGTGA